In a genomic window of Niallia taxi:
- a CDS encoding alpha-mannosidase, whose amino-acid sequence MKKTAHIISHTHWDREWYLPFEQHRYYFIKLMNNLLEQFKKEGNAFQSFHLDGQTVLLEDYFAVHPENREAVTQLITERKLHIGPWYVLQDAFLTSSEANVRNLQIGLHDVKQYGHVSKLGYFPDTFGIYGQAPQLLKQAGIDTAAFGRGVKPTGFNNMVSDSPNFESPYSEMIWKSPDGSNVLGILFANWYSNGNEIPVDEEEAKIYWNRKLQDAEKYASTNQLLFMNGCDHQPLQHTIPQAINAAASLFPAYTFKHSSFEEYITALKENLPEQLQVIDGELRNQRTDGWSTLVNTASSRIYLKQWNNRCQTLLEKIAEPLAVMDFLAGGKYPREYLRFMWKSLMKNHPHDSICGCSIDEVHREMVTRFEAVSQMGEVFVQEHAAKLVDKVDTSGAPEGGIPLIVLNTTGWDKNEVVTKTVDLKVVYFSEMHFEQIPAYLNEEETTAYRLVDEAGNIIECFMEKPVVEFGYDLPDDKFRQPYFAKRAKLSFVAEDIPAFGYKTFYLFPIEQSVGGMQEQAVNDDMEMENEYVHILFHEDGTYNLTDKATGKTLTQLGIYEDTCDVGNEYMFKEAKNHPPITTKGVRAEFRLMARTALRTVVEFTHTLTIPASADEQLEMERNSLIWHKERQAGRSSETKTITLRTTVTLEKGMKGPIFKLIIDNQATDHRLRVLFPTKLKTDTHFADSIFEIVSRPNTPDPEWENPSFCHHQQRFASIADNEVGLTVATDGLQEYEILQADGTIAVTVLRSVAELGDWGYFPTPEAQCLGIHSAEWQVLLHEKDVIGANAYVDAYQYKVPLQVIQTNAHKGILPSEHRFVKWESEGLAWTSMKLAEESDDVMLRWFNPAASSVHLKASLETAANSYKSTIIEEQSNHSSNQYIVAGYEIITLGFRKGERL is encoded by the coding sequence ATGAAAAAAACGGCGCATATTATCTCCCACACCCATTGGGACAGGGAATGGTACCTGCCTTTTGAACAGCATCGTTATTATTTCATAAAATTGATGAATAACCTGTTAGAGCAGTTTAAAAAAGAGGGAAATGCTTTTCAATCATTCCATCTTGATGGCCAGACTGTTCTGTTGGAGGATTATTTTGCTGTTCATCCGGAAAACCGGGAGGCTGTTACACAATTAATTACAGAAAGAAAGCTGCATATTGGGCCATGGTATGTTCTGCAGGATGCTTTTTTAACAAGCTCAGAAGCGAATGTCCGTAACCTGCAAATCGGGTTACATGATGTGAAACAGTACGGCCATGTATCAAAACTTGGTTATTTCCCTGACACCTTTGGCATTTATGGGCAAGCACCACAGCTATTAAAGCAAGCTGGAATTGACACAGCTGCCTTTGGAAGGGGAGTAAAACCAACAGGCTTTAATAATATGGTGTCAGATTCTCCAAACTTTGAATCACCATATTCAGAGATGATTTGGAAATCACCAGATGGCTCCAATGTATTGGGTATATTATTTGCTAATTGGTATTCGAACGGTAATGAAATACCTGTCGATGAAGAGGAAGCAAAAATATACTGGAACCGAAAATTGCAGGATGCCGAAAAGTATGCTTCTACCAATCAGTTATTGTTTATGAATGGATGTGATCATCAGCCGCTCCAGCATACAATTCCACAGGCCATTAATGCTGCAGCATCTCTTTTTCCTGCGTATACCTTTAAGCATTCAAGCTTTGAAGAATATATAACAGCCCTAAAAGAAAACCTGCCTGAGCAGCTTCAGGTCATAGATGGTGAATTACGTAATCAAAGGACAGATGGATGGTCCACACTTGTTAATACGGCGTCCAGTCGTATTTACTTAAAACAGTGGAATAATCGCTGCCAAACACTGTTGGAAAAGATTGCAGAGCCACTTGCCGTGATGGACTTTTTAGCAGGGGGGAAATACCCAAGGGAATATTTGCGTTTTATGTGGAAATCATTGATGAAAAATCATCCGCATGACAGTATTTGCGGCTGCAGTATTGATGAGGTGCACCGTGAGATGGTGACTAGATTCGAAGCAGTATCGCAGATGGGAGAGGTATTTGTGCAGGAGCATGCAGCAAAGCTTGTTGATAAAGTTGATACCTCAGGCGCACCAGAGGGTGGAATTCCCCTGATTGTTTTGAATACAACAGGATGGGATAAAAACGAAGTTGTTACGAAAACGGTCGATTTAAAAGTAGTGTATTTTTCAGAAATGCATTTTGAACAAATTCCAGCCTATCTAAACGAGGAAGAAACGACAGCATACAGACTCGTTGATGAAGCTGGCAATATTATCGAGTGTTTTATGGAAAAACCAGTTGTTGAGTTTGGATATGATTTACCAGATGATAAATTCCGTCAGCCGTATTTTGCCAAGCGAGCAAAGCTGTCCTTTGTTGCGGAGGATATCCCTGCATTCGGATACAAAACCTTCTATCTTTTTCCAATTGAGCAGTCAGTAGGGGGGATGCAGGAACAAGCTGTTAATGACGATATGGAAATGGAAAATGAATATGTTCACATCCTCTTTCACGAAGATGGTACATATAATTTAACAGACAAAGCAACAGGAAAGACCTTAACACAGCTTGGTATTTACGAGGATACTTGCGATGTTGGCAATGAATATATGTTTAAGGAAGCAAAAAACCATCCTCCGATAACAACAAAGGGTGTCCGAGCCGAATTTCGTCTCATGGCACGAACAGCTCTTAGAACAGTGGTTGAATTTACACATACTTTAACAATCCCAGCCTCAGCAGATGAGCAACTAGAAATGGAAAGAAACAGCTTGATTTGGCATAAGGAAAGGCAAGCAGGCAGATCTTCCGAAACAAAAACCATCACATTAAGGACAACAGTAACGCTTGAAAAGGGAATGAAGGGTCCAATTTTTAAGCTGATAATTGATAATCAAGCAACAGATCATCGTTTACGTGTTCTTTTTCCAACAAAATTGAAAACGGATACACACTTTGCGGATAGTATTTTTGAAATTGTATCACGCCCAAATACACCTGATCCAGAATGGGAAAATCCAAGCTTTTGTCATCATCAGCAGCGCTTTGCCAGCATTGCCGATAACGAGGTCGGCTTAACCGTCGCAACAGATGGACTTCAGGAATATGAGATTTTACAAGCAGACGGAACAATTGCGGTCACTGTTTTGCGTTCCGTTGCAGAATTAGGTGACTGGGGTTATTTCCCGACACCTGAGGCGCAATGTTTAGGTATTCATTCAGCTGAGTGGCAAGTGCTCTTACATGAAAAGGATGTTATAGGAGCTAATGCATATGTTGATGCGTATCAATATAAGGTTCCTCTTCAGGTTATTCAAACAAATGCACATAAAGGAATATTGCCGAGCGAACATAGATTTGTGAAGTGGGAGTCAGAGGGTCTTGCGTGGACATCGATGAAATTGGCAGAAGAAAGTGATGATGTAATGCTTCGGTGGTTTAACCCTGCCGCGTCAAGCGTACATCTTAAAGCATCCTTAGAAACAGCTGCCAATTCCTATAAAAGTACGATTATCGAAGAA